TGCGCTTGGTGGGAGCATCGTCCTCCGCGTCAGTGTCGTCTATGAGGGGGATATGGGGCTCAGAGTCCTCTATCCGAAACTCAGGGTGGGTCATGAAGTTGTGGATTGATGTTCGCGACTCGGGCTTCTCCAGCCCCTCATAGAGGGAGATGGAGCTGCGGAATGCATTCACCACCCGGATCTGGAGGGAGGGAGAAGGGACAGGGAGCGGGAAAGGCACATATTTAGTCACATTCGGTAATGATACTTGTGCATTTCTTCTGTTTCAACACCCGGATAACACCGCAGATAGAAACCGAGGGCGCAGGTTTTACTGGGTCAATAATAGGTGAGTTTAAGGGGcttcaaaaccaaaaatgtgaGGACGAAACTCTCAGCGACACGTGCAGGTATGCAGTTATTTCTAGTAGTAACTTTACAACTAGTAACACTAACCACCTGATGCTTTGTTGTCCTCACCCATCACCGAAATTATGTTAGCAACAAAACCAGCTTCATTTATAAACAGGTGAAGCCAAAATTATTCAGAGGAATCCTTGTCTCTCTGTCTTACTAACTGCATGTTTCTCAAACTACATACTGACTGAAAATCTAATGACTGTTTCAATACCGGGGGAAAAGTAAAACATGCTAATGCACAAATGCTCAAACTAGAACCGAAGCGTAAGAGAGGTTTCAGGTTACAGAGATGTGAAAGTGTCTACGGAACCAGTTTAAATCGAGGGTTGGTTAAAACCAAAGTGTTTCTGAGAGACAGAATAAGTTGCACCTGGTGGAGACACATTTGACTGTGTGCTTGGAGAAAAACTAGTCTTGAAGTAAAGTAGTGGCTTCAGGAATGAGTCAGTGTCTCAGGGAGGGTACAAACCAGAGTCAAACCTGATGcagtgtagtttttttttggtaaGTATAGTAGTAGTACTTCACAAAACACTTGGTAGAGGCCTGTCTCTGATTAATCAAAATGCAAGAAAAGGGGGACCAAAAAAACGAGAGGAATGTTGTTCTTTCTACAAGAACAGATCCAAAGAGAAAAAGGGGACAGAGGCTGGACACAAGAGTTCACTGTTTGTTGGACATGCTTAGGAAAGAGtgagaagagaaggagagaaagagacagagagagagagagagagagagagagagacagagagagaaacagagcagagaaagacagaacaacaagagacagaaagacaggaaagaaagagaggggtGGTCAGTTACAGCTTATGTTTgtggagtaaaaacaaaaaagctgcgGCAGCCAAGCATGTCTACAAGCTGGTATACAtgtcaaaaacagcacaaagagagaaaactcACAAACGAGACCAGAGACTTTGAACCCATGCAGAGCGCGGCGCTACCTTGTGTTTCAATGGTAGTAAACCTTTGAGTATAGCCCATGACACATTTCACAGAATCTAAAGAAGAATACGTGGGGAGTCAGTGGGATTCATTGTTTTCCGAGGCATTCTGGAAACACATTGCCATGTGGACACATTCTGCCAACCAACAAgtattcacacaaacacaaagaaacactctTTAAAGAGCACCTGGAAGGAAAAAGTTTAGAGGTTAGCAGGGAAGCACCCATCAGCCCATAAATGCCAGGTCCAGGAGACTTCACCTAAAACAGAGACCTAAAAATTACTGTAGCATCGCAATATTTTTCAATACGGTAGGGAAAAACAACATTGGAACTGCCATTAATGTGTCTGGGAAAGTCCCACATGTTTACATTCAAGAGCACAGTCATTTATTCCATTAAGCTCTGTCTGTGTGACATCTGTAAGACATTTAAAATCCACTGCTGGTCAGATGGTGTGTCTGGTGAGAtctaaaagagagaaagagtcTTCATCAGCAGGCACAAAGTCCTTGTAAGGGCACAGCAAAGAGGAAGGCCTTTGGAAATACCACCATCAAATGATCCGCGTCCGACATAGCGATCTTCGGTAAAGGGACGAATGGCACGGCGTAAACGGCTGCCAGTCCTTAAAAAGCATGTACAGCTTTGCATCCGAACACACCAACAGACTGCACCGTATTAACTGCAGCATATTGTTACCATTGGAGCCTCTTCTGAGCTCTTAAAACACCCTGTTTTTCTTTGAGAACCGCCACAAAAAGCCACAGCTGGAAAAGAAAAGGTCATTATTGCACCACGGACTGACAAAGACATCCACTGACACGAGATTTTCTCACAGAGGTCCATGTCATGGCTTGTCTCTATCGTTTTTAGACCGTGATCATGGGCATATACTCAAAACATTTACCCGGCTAGGGACTAGAGAGCTGCTACAACGACCCATGAGTGCTACAGAGGCACACGGCAGACTGACGCAGCTGCAGACACACCTGGTGATTGTCAATCCAGAATATAGCGTTTTCTTAATCAAGTAGTCAATACACATCACCCCTCCCCCGCTGAGATAACAGTTAAACGTTCACATTTGTGAGACCAAAGCAgaagcagaacagaaaacatgatgacacagagaaaacaccTTGACGCTAGAAGCGACCTGGTTACAGGGTACATATATATACAGCAGTGTTATCAAAGCAATATGGAAGATGTggttttggtgtcttttttttttttgaagaatacAGTGGGGAACATTAGGAGAAGCATGAGAGAGTCAAAGTGTCAACGTTAGGTGAGAAGAagagtggaggaggaagatgttagaagagaagaagaaattaaaaaaaaagaaaagtctcaTGCACTAGAGGAGAACACGCACTCACACCCCACAGTGGCAGAAGCGGTGTTGGCGGCAGTGgcagtagtggtagtagtagaAAAGGCTACATGTGTAGGGCTAGAAACATTGGTTACATCGTGCTGTTGTTGGCTGGAGTTGGAGGCCTGCCGCCTTAGAGCCCCCTGAAAGGAAGTTCCACTCTGGAACGCACTCACTACATCCATCTGCAAAGAATCAGACAGCGTGACAGGAGAAAGCCcagaggaaataaaacacaacacagccagaggagagagaaaagagagaaaaaaaataaagaaaaggcaCCAGTAACCAtagaaaatgtcactttgaaatTGGCTTTAGGCATTGTAGttaaaagaaagaggaaaagggGGGTGGCTGGGTTTAAAGGCACTGATTGGAGGGAGCTGACTCCAAGGTCTGACCTCACTTTCACTCTTTTCTCTGCAGAATCCTTCCATACTTCCAGCTATCGCCATGCCAATAGTCTTTGAACAATCAGCTGCTCTATCGTGCTTTGTGTCCAATCCAATTCACTTGTTTCTCATCAGTACCTTCAAACTAGTCGGGTTTTAGCAGACAGATTCAGACTGAGTCAGAAATAGGCATAGGAATCTGCTTTAGCTCAGaagcagaacagaaaaagatgagagaaagggctttttgtttttagggCACAAGCCATTCTTTAGGAGTGCCGAGAGAGAGgacaaaacagattttaagcTGGAGGAGCAATAGAGAGTTAAAGGGTTTATGGCTTTTGATTCCCTTCGTGTTGGTGCAGTGTGGCGTGACAAACGTGAAACTATGTTGGTTTTTACCTGAGTCTGGATGCGATTGAGGCCTCGGAACCAGAGGATCTGGCCTCGGCGCAGCTCCCGTTCAGCGTGGTCAATCTCATCCatgtcctccagctcctccagctcctcatcCGGAATCTCCTCTTTCTGGGTGCCGTGGCCAGCTGTTTTCAAGAATTTTAAGCGGCTGGTGGGTATTGAGGAGATTACCTGGAGGACAAAAGAATGTATAAGAGCAACACCAATTTATGACAAAGTTCCCATCTTCAGTGTAGGTAGGTAGCTTTTCTTAATGACACAATTAACCATATTTGGGCACAGCACAGACATTAAGCATACAGTGATCCTAAAATAAGCTGTCCTGTCAAGTAGTAAATGTGAGGCATTCAGTGTgatgacattttgtttgttttgaggcCCCAAAATGAATGTTTTGCTCTTTAGTGAGTATAGTGACACCTTACAATTATCAGCAGTTCTGCGCATTATCACCACATCCGCAGAGCATTTTCTAATTGATCACAATGAAGTTAATGCTGAATGCACAATAAAACAGCTATAGAATAATGGCACCATCATTGAACAGATTGGTTCCTCTGAGCTCCACTGTCACTATACCATTCTGTCTGCTAGTGGGTCTGAAATTTCCAGGAAAAACGAGGCtaaatttacagttaaaataacAACTGGAGTAACCCTGGCAATTCTACTTGGCAAAAGAAGAGAGACTGTTTGCGGAGGAGGCAGAGAATCTGAAGAGAGATGGATGGAAACCAAAGTAAAACAAGAGTGAACCTCAGACAGAGATTCGCTTGATGGAGAGATCTCTGGGACTTCAGAGCAACAAAATCTGTCAACTTATTAAAGACCTCCTCTAGTGAAAATCAAAACAttatttaccttgttaacatctCCATATAGTGTTAATCATACGGGCCAAATACGCAGTCAATGCACCGGGTAAATCGGATTGGTTGTTttacaaatatgaaaacattgCAGTTTATCAAAAAAAGGCCTTTTAACCATGCCAATAACAGATCACGCATCAAATCAAATGACCTCCAGAAATGCTTTCCAAGTCGTGGACCAAATACATAACAAATACTCATTAAGAACAATCAGCAACAGCATCATTTCAAATTCCATTTTCTAACAAAAAGCATAACAAGGCAATTATTTTTCACATATAATACAaccagaataaataaattaatatggTCAACATAAGTCaattctgaaataaaaactgaaacatgacacacaaatcattactttaaaattccacatttaaagaatcattcaaataaaattcaaaaatcatTGAAACTAAATAAGCAAGGGTAGAAATGCAGCTACTAGTGTCAtttacaggaaaacaaaacatcagtgtgaaatatatttaaaacagtGACCAAATATTCAGTTGTTGTCCAGATAGAAAATGTATATCCATCTCTTCACAGAAGTAGAACATACTGTTCTGTCAGAATTCTTTGCTACTGTGAGGCAAACACTACACTAACTCCAACACAGGGGGGCAGTGTCTTACTATATTTTTGCATGCAACCAAGTAGAAGGTGATGCTCGGCTGTATTGCCCTACCTGTCCCCATAGAAGGGAGCCAAAGCCTAAGAAAGTGCACCACAACCACTGGTCAATGGTCAGAGCCACGCAGCTGAATGGTTTCCCTCCGAACTGCACAATGACAATCTAGAAGAGCAGGGAGAGAGGCAGAGTTGGATTGCAGGTTGACGTCTTGGATCAAGGTTCGATGGTTAAAATGAGTTACCACcatatcaataaaaaaaacttgtgttaGCCAGTAACTCGGTGTATTTACCTGGATAATGAAGGTACCAAAGACAATACTACAGAAGATAAGGTTGTTGAAGATGCCATCGAAGACGTTCCTTTCACCGTGGATCTTTCGGGCGTTGATCTCGTTGAAAAGTTGCATCATTACAAAGGTGTTGAAGACAATGGTGTAGTGTTCTGAGGGGGGTGCGTGGAGCGGTGCATTCCTGCCGCTGTCAATGTCAAACATTTTCTCTCCTACAGAGAAATCACAAATAAAGAGATGGACTCCCTcaggacaaacacacaaataaagtcATAGCACACCACTGCAGTGTACACAGAGATCGTCAGATATAGAGGAGCTTCTTACCAGCAAAGAGCAGCGTAAAGATGATGATTAGCTGGTACACTCCCTGACCCAGGATGTTCTTCATCATAGTGCGAGAGATAAGAGGCTTGTTGCGGCCATATGGCTTCCGTAGCAGCAGGGCTTCTGTGGGGGGCTCTGTGGCCAGAGCTAGTGAGGCGAAGGTGTCCATGATCAGGTTGACCCATAACATCTGTACTGCCTTCAGTGGAGAGTCCTGGGGGCAGAGAGTGAGGCACCGAAGATTAGGTTATGCTTCCTCAACATGTCAAATATCATCAAGATTTCAGCACCCAGTAAAGAAATTTTAATCGGCACGAATTGGTATGTGGAAATCAAATTATTTTGCTGCTTGCTCTACAACCTAGTGCATTTTTATAAGCTTAGGCAGTGTGACAGCACTAAGGACTGTGTATTTTGATATGCACGTTAAGACTAATAGCAAGTGGAAAAATCGCTCAGAGCGGAATGACAGCCATTTGGTTTCAGTACACCTACAAATGCAGCCAAAAGATGAGGAGTTACGGTTACAGGACAGGATCTCTATGTAAATCAAGACAATCTGAGCtgagaaataaacagaatattAAAAACTCATATGCAACATTTTGGTAATCAAATGAGAGGAGTCTATTTAAAAGGTGCAGAACACATTTCAAGATTTTACAAATGATTATTTCTTCTATGTAGaaatctgtgtttcttttaaaCAAAGACGCGCAGAATACGTTGGTGCTAACCTGTGTGATGCAGGCTCCTGTAAATGCTACAATGACAGCCACCACATTGACAGTTAGCTGAAACTGGAGGAACTTGGAGATGCTGTCGTACACGTTTCGTCCCCACATGACAGCTTTGACAATGCTGGAAAAGTTGTCGTCAGTCAGAATGATGTCGGACGCCTCCTTGGCGACATCTGTCCCAGCAATACCCTGGAGGCAAAAAGATGATTATCAAGGATCTGTCTGCATTCGGTCACGTGATATTTAACATTCACATGTTTCTGTGTGGCATCATTTCCCAGAAGTAACTGTTAGCAGACACTGTTTTGGCTTCTTTCTAGAGGACTGCCAGGTTGTCATGGAATATCGACCAGAGTGGGATGTTGAAGGTAAAAAATGAGCTGGATTATATTTATGACTGGACCTCTACTCTCGTTAAAGAACATAAACAGAAAACTCACCATGGCAAAGCCAACATCAGCTTTCTTCAAAGCAGGACCATCATTTGTACCATCtcctgtcactgctactacttGTCTCTGCTCTATGACTGTACTGTCAATAATACCTAGAATGGAAAAACAGGAATATTTAAAGTGAAACCTCTAGAgcatgaaacaacaaacaatctAGTGTCCCTAGATTGTTCACAGTACACATTCATTTTTAtccacagcagaaaaacagaactaCCTTTTACTAaggtgtgtttgtctgtggggGAAGAGCGAGCCAGTACTCGTAGTTTGGGCCAGATCTTGTCAATGCGCTCTTGTTCAATCtagaaacatgagacaaaaccCTAATAGAATCCCaacagaacatttttaacagtcTCTGAAGTATAGTATTTTGCTGTGGCCCACCTCTCCTTTTTCATTGCGTATCCTGCGATTGAACTCTTTTCCCTCCAAGCAGAGGAAGTCATCTCCGGGCTGTAGGATGCCACACTTGGTAGCGATGGCTCGGGCTGTGTTAATGTTGTCCCCAGTCACCATCCGTACTGTGATGCCAGCACGCTGGCATTTCCTGATAGCATCTGGGACCTAAAGGAAAAGCGGAAACACAAAGAAGGAGGAAAtgattgttatttttgcatgtCACTAGGGACTTCAAAATGAGAGCCAGGCTCaaataaaatcttgtttttcaacatttaatcaAATGATTCACTATTTGTGAAGTCATCGTGAGGAATATCAAACTCCACAGTTCTCACTTCTTTTACAAAGTGTCTCCCAAACCTCACGCATAGCTTCCAGCAAACAAGCTTGATGTCTAATTCACCTGTCCAGCACAAAATGGCAAGAAGCCAAAGTAAAGAGACAGCTGACCATTTTGCAAGCTAATGATCTGCTTCTCTTTCACACATTAATCTTCTTGTCTCGCTGTGGAACCACTTCCTCTAAATTATCAATATTATTACTCCAGTATTGGCATGCAGTGATGGCAAgcatcatttaaaaatggcTGACAATGCATCACTCAGTCTATTTCCTTCACTTAGAAACAGTGGAGGGAGCCCCATTAAGCTGTCAGCATAGTTCTGCAGAAGTGCTTGTCAAATGGTTAAAGAAGTTAGGAAATGGAAGCAGATATCGTGTCTCTCTCTTCTCTATGATGACTGCGTTTTCACTCCAGTGGTTAGACAGTATTATATaaactgcttctttttgtgGGTAACCTATCTCAGGGTCATGGATGTTGTATGATGCATGAAAGTGATTAAGACAACTGTGCAGACCTATAAATCAAAAGGAGAACCCAGGGCTGCTTGATCTTGCAAACTGTGCAGctaaaaaaactgtcaaatgtcTCAGTTGTCCTGCTATGCGTTTATCCCTAGCACTGGATTTCCGGTTAACGTGTACCTTGAAGACAGTTTTGTAATGACCACTCACAGTGGCAAAATCGTGACTGATGTTCgtatttacagcatttttacaAGCAAATCCAGGAAGATGTATCCAACTGTGACACATGCAGCACAATTTTAGGGTCAATCTCGCTCCCTGGTTCAGTTGAGACAACAATTAGTGATGTAACCACTAACCTCTGGTCTCACAGGGTCTTCAATGCCCACGACGCAGATGCAAGTCAGTCCAGTGAGGATGTCATTTTCATTGTCCCAGTCAGGCTCACCGTCAGCGGCAGAGAAATCTCTGTATGCAAGGCAGATGGTCCTCAGGCCCTCCGAGGCCATGGGCTCGATCACTTTCTTAACCATGTCGTCTCTATCCCGTGGGCGGAACACCTTTGACTCACCATTTGCTGTCAGGATTTTATAGCACCTGGGAGGTGAAAAGAGGAGATATTAGAATATAAATGTagagaaaagtgtaaaaagaacaaaaggaaCAAGTGTAGGAGGGAGAAATACCAAAGGAAGAAAGTCATTAAGGGTGATGGAAGTTGAGAAACATGGATGAAGCAGGAGATAAGTATTGACTCGAAAATGTAAAAAGTCATTTAGATTAGataaaggaagaggagaagacAAAGCATTTGAATGGTGAGCTGCAGTAGTAAGAAGTCAGACTAAGTCCTCTGTGGGTTAAAAAGAAGCCTGCTTGGTTAAGAGGCTTACAGAGCTGTTACTGgctcattttctcagcgttttTAAGTCGCAACGTAAGGGGCTTGGGTGGGATGCACTTGAACTTCTTAGCTGCTTAAGCCAGTACACATATCATTTACTGCAAAGTCAGGCCAGCTGGAACAAGTAAAAAACTACGGAATAACCTTTCATTGAGTAGAATAATCATGAGGACAAATTTAGTCATGCACACAAGTGCTTGTCTCTTCAGCATAAAATCTTAAGAGTAGCATTGTTATAATGATAAACCATGCTATCCAAAATATCCAACACAGGGCATGCAAAATGAGTTTTGAGTtttaaagactgttttcttacttttttaaGAGAATTTCTGAGGCTCCTTTGCTGAACATACGGTAGCTGCCATCGGCCATCTTCAAGACAGTGCTCATAGATTTGCGGACTGAGTTGAAGGTGTAGACCTTGTAGAGTTTTTCCTCGGGGATCTCATTGCGGATAATCTGGTAGTCACGTTTTAAGTCAGTAGAAAAGCCAAGCAAGGCACATTCGGTCTTGTTACCCACCTGTCGTGGCAGACCCCCTTCTTTCTCTGGAGGctgaaggggggaaaaaaagaaggcaTTTAGTCACTAATGTTAGCTCCTAAAGCCAAACACGGCAGTATTCATGCTCAACGTATTTTTAGTGCCGCATTGCTTTTCACAAACCTACCATGATCTTGGTAGTGTAGGCGCAGTTGACTGCAATGCCCAGAATCAGGATGTCTAAAGTGGAGGAGGGGATGTTCTCAGGTTCAGGGACTTTCTTGTAGTGCTTTTCAGCTAAGTAGGCTTGCACCACAGTCATGCGATTCATGGTGAGTGTACCAGTCTTGTCAGAACAGATGGCAGTCGCGTTGCCCATAGTCTCACAGGCGTCCAAGTGACGCACCAGGTTGTTatctttcatcattttctgtagaaagattttaaaaaaataacagattgaCTATGCTGGAATTATCTGTGCTCAATGCATTTTTATCTTGGATGACAAAAGCATGTGTGCAGAGGCTGTATAGCAGAAATGAATAGCTCCTTGACTGAGTAAAGCCCTCTGTTGGGTAACAACATCAGCAAAGGGGATCACAGCTTGGCTTTAGGGTATCACTTAGCCAAATCTTAACGGCCTGGCATGCTAGTTTTAATAGGCTGAAGTGTAAGCTGGTCATTCCTGGCACGGGTAAGTTGGATAAGAGACTTTACCTTAACAGAGTAGGCCAAGGAGATTGTTACAGCGAGCGGCAGGCCTTCAGGAACAGCCACCACAAGAACAGTGACACCAATGATGAAGAACTTCACAAAGAACTGAATGTAAATGGGCGTGCAGTCCTTGACCCAGGGCAGATTCTGGATCCAGAAAGTGTCTACTACGAACAGCACCACCAGGATAATAACAGTGATGGCTGACATCACCAGTCCTGGAGGAATCAGCAAATggggggaaaagaaagaaagatgatGTTTAATTAACCAGAAGGAGACAATTTTCCAGTATATTACATACAATGAAAGTATTTGTGAGTATAGGGAACATCATAAAAATATGGAGATAAAGACTGTAAAATCCCACTGAAAAAAGGGATACAAGAATAGAAGCTCAGAAAGTGAGTATGTTTTATAATCTACAGCATTCAGCAGTGCCAGAATCAAGCGATTTTATCTGACTCACCTGCTTTTCCAATCTGTACCGCTAGTTTGGTCAGTTTTCCCTGCAGAAcagacttttctttctttggcaGGTTggctttcttcttctcctctgcatCAGCTCCCTCATCACTGTTCAGAGGCTGCATTTCCATAGCAGCACCATCCTGTGCTTTAGCTGCAGCAAAGACAACAAATAAAGCTGGTAAATAAAACGGTCTGACAATTACAACAACGTCCCGGCcagtacatttatttgtgtcaaGTAATGTGCACAAATATGACGTACATAACTCGATGTGGATACAAAGTAACACTGTGCAGATTTTAGGATGTATGAAAAGAGCATTTGGCTGAAATGAAACCAGGTGAGCAAATCTAAAAATAAGCTGCACAATGCAAAGAACATACAGGAGGTGTCATTTACAGTCAGATGCCACATAAAGCTCACCTAATTTGCCTATTTGTACACATTTGCAAGACCTGAAATAAAAACTCTATTCTCAACCTTACACCCgcgaaaaaataaattattttattttgcatctcactcttgaacaagaaacattttcaagacTGAGAAGAACAAGCAAATCAATAACGAGTTAGGACTAGATTTTGCCCCATCTAACTCTGACCTGATTAAGCAGGTAACAAGTCACAGCACGTTGTTGCGGAGCAGAATGGCAAACCTGCCGTATGATAGGTATGCTAAAAGGATAAGACCATTGAAGACTGCATTTAAACATGACTGATTAAATGGAAAGTGATTTCCAAGAAGAAATGAGATGTCAAATGAGTCAAAACTTCAGCTTTGTTTCTTCCCTTTTATCCACGGAACTTGGGAAATGTCACTCTAATTATGTTTGCAGTGATTCTACTGCACGGTAATTAGTTGAAagatttgaaaatgtaattacCGTACTCACACCTAGAGGTTTAAAGAACAGGTTAACGAAATGGATATCTTTCTTCCTCCCGTGACAGCAACCACAGCAGTCGTTGCCAGTTAAATTCCCATAAATCTCTTTCATCTTTCCCTCAACATCCCACAGGACCACCCTCCCTCCCCGGAAGACCTAACGGGAATCCCAAACCCACATCTAACCAGGTAACCTTGGAGACGCAAAGCCTCTAATggcaagaggaggaggaaaggcgGCAGACAGGCCagcaggggctggtctctgttGTGTCACTCACCATGATAAAATCATTAGCTGTGCTGAAGCTACAAGATAACTcacactgttttattttattatcttggaatattttagttttgtgcaatgtatgtagtattttttttacgcAGAGACAGCCCTTGTCTAATTAGGATAGGCTAAAGGTTAGATTGTGGTGCTATGCTCTGTACAGAAGCATGATATTGTGAGTGAATGTATATAGCAGGAACACTGGGCTATTGCAGCTGCTGTGGACTGCGGCTTGCTCTGCACTTACATGCTCGGTGTAATCTCAGTCTAAAGGATTACTGTTGATTCCTGGCAGGCAGAGGGAATCTGTGCACCAGGGACCAGTGCCAGGGTTGTGGTCACAAACCCAAACACTACTGATCATAGTGTCCCAGCAGGACTACAAGCTAGGCTAGCTGGCTGAGTTACCACTCAACTGCCTTTATCATCATTGTCGTCAGCCTGAAACTGCAACGGGGCAAGTCTTCCAGTTGGACACTGAATATTTCAGTTTGGGCCATCAATAGAAATAATAATTGTGGGGGCCGGAGGgagagtcagagagagagatgggtgGGAAAGCAGATGTTCTGGCCCCAGAATTGTTGCATGGCTTTAATCTCCTCATCACTAATCGCTATAACTGGATTCAGTAGCACCTGCTGCTCAAAGCGCAATGTGCCAGGGAAGGACgagaaaagaggagagagagacagaagggagGGCCAGACAGTACAATGGATAGCCAAGAACAGCCCGTACCAAGTATACACCGACATGGGGTCATGTAAAAATATGCAACTCCTCATTACGTGCATAAAACCAATGTAGCCAATTATTAACAGACTGAGGCTTGAACATAGACGCAGCTCTGTTAAACGGGCAGGGAGACACTGACAAATCTAAAGGCTAATACCTGCAGGTAGGTGCTAAGCTGCGAGACAATTATacatggttgtgtgtgtgtcagcgtgtgcgtgtgtgggcAGGTAACGCACCTTTTTTAC
This is a stretch of genomic DNA from Acanthochromis polyacanthus isolate Apoly-LR-REF ecotype Palm Island chromosome 1, KAUST_Apoly_ChrSc, whole genome shotgun sequence. It encodes these proteins:
- the atp2b1a gene encoding plasma membrane calcium-transporting ATPase 1a isoform X2, producing MANNSYSGVKNSMVEANHDGEFGCSLKELRSLMELRGAEAISKIGETYGDIQGLCNRLKTSPIEGLSGQPADIEKRKTVFGQNFIPPKKPKTFLQLVWEALQDVTLIILEVAAIVSLGLSFYKPPDAERDHCGKAAGGAEDENEAEAGWIEGAAILLSVICVVLVTAFNDWSKEKQFRGLQSRIEQEQKFTVVRGGQVIQIPVAEIVVGDIAQIKYGDLLPADGVLIQGNDLKIDESSLTGESDHVKKTQEKDPMLLSGTHVMEGSGKMVVTAVGVNSQTGIIFTLLGGGEDDDDDEEEKKKEKEEKKKQRKNKKQDGSVENRKKAKAQDGAAMEMQPLNSDEGADAEEKKKANLPKKEKSVLQGKLTKLAVQIGKAGLVMSAITVIILVVLFVVDTFWIQNLPWVKDCTPIYIQFFVKFFIIGVTVLVVAVPEGLPLAVTISLAYSVKKMMKDNNLVRHLDACETMGNATAICSDKTGTLTMNRMTVVQAYLAEKHYKKVPEPENIPSSTLDILILGIAVNCAYTTKIMPPEKEGGLPRQVGNKTECALLGFSTDLKRDYQIIRNEIPEEKLYKVYTFNSVRKSMSTVLKMADGSYRMFSKGASEILLKKCYKILTANGESKVFRPRDRDDMVKKVIEPMASEGLRTICLAYRDFSAADGEPDWDNENDILTGLTCICVVGIEDPVRPEVPDAIRKCQRAGITVRMVTGDNINTARAIATKCGILQPGDDFLCLEGKEFNRRIRNEKGEIEQERIDKIWPKLRVLARSSPTDKHTLVKGIIDSTVIEQRQVVAVTGDGTNDGPALKKADVGFAMGIAGTDVAKEASDIILTDDNFSSIVKAVMWGRNVYDSISKFLQFQLTVNVVAVIVAFTGACITQDSPLKAVQMLWVNLIMDTFASLALATEPPTEALLLRKPYGRNKPLISRTMMKNILGQGVYQLIIIFTLLFAGEKMFDIDSGRNAPLHAPPSEHYTIVFNTFVMMQLFNEINARKIHGERNVFDGIFNNLIFCSIVFGTFIIQIVIVQFGGKPFSCVALTIDQWLWCTFLGFGSLLWGQVISSIPTSRLKFLKTAGHGTQKEEIPDEELEELEDMDEIDHAERELRRGQILWFRGLNRIQTQMDVVSAFQSGTSFQGALRRQASNSSQQQHDVTNVSSPTHVAFSTTTTTATAANTASATVGSGW